The Phormidium yuhuli AB48 DNA window AAACGAGAAATCCGTGCCGTAACCCTTTCCAGTCTAGCCCCCCAACCGGGACAACTCCTCTGGGATGTGGGGGCCGGCTGTGGGTCAATTAGTATTGAATGGCTCAGGAGCGATCGCCGCTGTCGGGCGATCGCCATCGAATCCCATCCCCAACGCCGACAGTATCTAGCCGATAATGCGGCGGCTTTAGGAGTCCCTTATTTAGAGATTGTGGCGGGAAAAGCACCAGACGTTTTAGCGGATTTACCACAACCCCATTGCATTTTTATTGGCGGTGGACTGACCACTCCCAAGGTATTAGAAACCTGTTGGCAGGCCTTACCCCCAGGAGGTCGTTTAGTGGTGAATGCTGTTACCGTTGAGAGTGAACAAACGCTCTTCCAAGCCCAGCAACTCTGGGGGGGAGAGTTGACCCGAATTGCCATTCAACGGGCGCAACCCCTCGGTCGCTTCCTCAGTTGGAAGGCAATGGCCCCCGTCACGCAATGGTCAGTTTGGAAGGAGTGATAAAGAAAGAAAATTCAGGGCAGGTTGCATCTCGTAGGGGCGAAAAATCCCCTCCTGGGAGGGGTAGGGGTGGGTTCTTCTGATAAAATCAGAGGCAACTCATGCCCCTACAATTTTTTATTTGACGCCAAAAGTGACGCCATAATAACTATCAAAAAAACATTGAAACATGAATCTTCAAAGACCATCCAACCAAGTTAAAACCTGCTGAATATCGCTAACCGTCTCCATCTCCGGCATAGTTGGACGTTGAACCATCACCACCGGAATCCCGATCTCTCGTGCCGCCACCAGTTTGGCATAGGTGGCCTCGCCGCCACTATTTTTACTAACGATCGCCCCGATTTGATAGGTTCGCAACAGCGATCGCTCATCCTCCAGAGAAAAGGGTCCCCGGGCCAAGAGAATCTCCCCCGGAGGAATGGCCGTCGTCTGCTGGGGGGGGTCAATCATCCGCATCAGGAACCAAAGCTGCTGCAACGAGGCAAAGGTGGCTAACTCCTGACGGCCAATGGTCAAAAACACCCGCTGAGCCACCTCTGGCAAGCATTCAGCCGCCTCAGCGTTACTGGAGACCGACCGCCAACAGTCCCCAGGCTGAGGCACCCAGGGGGGACGAGAGAGGCGCAAATGGGGAATCCCCACCTCTCGCGCCGCCAATAAGGCATGAATTGAGATTTGAGCCGCAAAGGGATGAGTGGCATCAATCAGGGCCTCAATCCCCTGGTCCTGGAGATAGTCTCGTAACCCGGATACCCCGCC harbors:
- a CDS encoding cobalt-precorrin-6A reductase, with translation MTKKPILILVGTTEGRHLAYQASQRSDVQAIASLAGRTRRPDPPIANTRFGGFGGVSGLRDYLQDQGIEALIDATHPFAAQISIHALLAAREVGIPHLRLSRPPWVPQPGDCWRSVSSNAEAAECLPEVAQRVFLTIGRQELATFASLQQLWFLMRMIDPPQQTTAIPPGEILLARGPFSLEDERSLLRTYQIGAIVSKNSGGEATYAKLVAAREIGIPVVMVQRPTMPEMETVSDIQQVLTWLDGL